ATTACCATTTCCTTTTCATTTGACAGCCTCTGCCAAACTTGAGCAGATTTTCCACGCAGGTCTCTTACAGTGACGAACTGCATATATGCCTCCTTTTTCGTATTTAGTTACAGTGTATACAATCGTCACGCAATTGTCAACCACGACAAATTCTTTCTTCCCTTTTTACCACAATTAGAGTAATATTTAGAGCATGAAAAAAGCATTCACCACAAACAGTCCTGAAGAAACAAAGTGTCTGGGTAAAAAGATAAGCGGGTTTTTAAAAGAGGGAGATGTTATTGCTTTGATTGGTAAACTGGGAGCAGGCAAGACGGTTATTGCCAATGGCTTGTGCAGTGGTCTTGGAGTAAAGGAAAATTATATAACAAGTCCGACTTACACAATAATCAATCAATATAATGGGAGAATTCCTGTTTATCATATTGATCTATACAGATTAAATGATTCAAGAGAGCTTTACAACATAGGCTGGGATGAATATATCTATGGAAATGGAACATGTATAATAGAATGGGCAGATAAGGCAGAGGAAATGTTGCCTGAAGAATATCTAAGGATAAACATAGAAGTAACTGGAAAGGATAAGAGAAAAATAACTTTACAAGCCAAAGGCGCATCTTATGAAAATACTTGGTGTTGAAACCGCTACTAATGTTTGCAGTGTATGTATACTGGAGAATTCCCAGCTTATAGCGGAATACACAACAAATATAACAAAAACACATTCACAGCGTCTTATGCCAATGATAAAACATGTTCTCGCAAATGTCGAATTAATCCCAAGTGACATAGGAGCTATTGTTGTTTCAATAGGGCCAGGGTCTTTTACCGGGGTTAGAATAGGTATCAGTGCAGCAAAGGGAATGGCAATGGCGCTTAACATTCAAACAGCTGGGGTTTCCACACTAGGTGGAATCGCATATAACCTTGTGGATTCATACACTGGCCAAGTATGTGTAATTACAGACGCAAGAAGAAAGCAGGTATATACGGCGATTTATGAAATGCCAAATATGAAAAAGCTGACAGAGGACATGGTCCTTCCGATTGAAGAATTGATTAAGAAAATAAAAAAGAAAACAATCTTTATCGGCAATGCATGCGCACTATATTACAATACATTAAAAAAAGAATTAGGTGATTTGGCTCTTGTGTGTCCTCCTCATTCAGGTATTCCACGCGCTTCGAGTATTGCACTTTTGGGTGAG
This genomic interval from bacterium contains the following:
- the tsaE gene encoding tRNA (adenosine(37)-N6)-threonylcarbamoyltransferase complex ATPase subunit type 1 TsaE; amino-acid sequence: MKKAFTTNSPEETKCLGKKISGFLKEGDVIALIGKLGAGKTVIANGLCSGLGVKENYITSPTYTIINQYNGRIPVYHIDLYRLNDSRELYNIGWDEYIYGNGTCIIEWADKAEEMLPEEYLRINIEVTGKDKRKITLQAKGASYENTWC
- the tsaB gene encoding tRNA (adenosine(37)-N6)-threonylcarbamoyltransferase complex dimerization subunit type 1 TsaB: MKILGVETATNVCSVCILENSQLIAEYTTNITKTHSQRLMPMIKHVLANVELIPSDIGAIVVSIGPGSFTGVRIGISAAKGMAMALNIQTAGVSTLGGIAYNLVDSYTGQVCVITDARRKQVYTAIYEMPNMKKLTEDMVLPIEELIKKIKKKTIFIGNACALYYNTLKKELGDLALVCPPHSGIPRASSIALLGEKRLKEGKGLSHFDLKPNYVRLSDAEMKWKEKHGKIK